A stretch of the Capsicum annuum cultivar UCD-10X-F1 chromosome 8, UCD10Xv1.1, whole genome shotgun sequence genome encodes the following:
- the LOC107839168 gene encoding FT-interacting protein 7 produces the protein MSNLKLGVEVVGAHNLLSKDGQGSSSPFVELHFDGQRFRTTIKEKDLNPAWNETFYFNVSDPNELSILTLEALVYNNNKSNQAKSSLGKVKINGSSFVPYSDAVVLHYPLEKAGVFSRARGELGLKVFITDDPSVRVSNSFPATDSSSHISSLSSLSDEHTQQVADFISETVSNGKKGTRRTFHHLPNSKHQQQQPHSSFADSNQPIRFGADQMKATSQGPKVVRMYSGSSSQPAEYSLKETSPVLGGGRVVGGRVIRGGRTSSTYDLVEPMQFLFVRVVKAQDLPSKDITGSLDPYVEVRVGNYKGVTKHFEKNQSPEWNTVFAFAKERIQSNLLDVVVKDKDMLKDDFVGIVRIDLHEVPTRVAPDSPLAPEWYRLENKKGEKKKGELMLAVWIGTQADEAFPDAFHTDVASPIDMSVPSTQIRGKVYHSPRLWYVRVNIIEAQDLVVSEKNRFPDVSVKARIGNQVLRTKPVRSQTMNALWNEDLMFVAAEPFEEHLILSVEDRVASNKDEALGEVIIPLNTVERRADDRFVRSRWYNLQEPGSADIEEPKKKDKFSSRIHLRVSLDGGYHVLDESTHYSSDLRPTAKQLWKQSIGILELGILNVDGLHPSKTRDGRGTTDTYCVAKYGHKWVRTRTVIDSVNPKFNEQYTWEVYDPATVLKVGLFDNGQLEEKGSNGKRDMKIGKVRIRVSTLETGRVYTHSYPLLILHPSGMKKMGELHLAIRFSCASMVNMMFQYSKPLLPKMHYVKPLSVTQQDMLRHQAVNIVAARLSRAEPPLRKEVVEYMSDADVHLWSMRRSKANFFRLMSAFSGLFSVGKWFGDVCMWKNPTTTSLVHVLFLMLVCFPELILPTVFLYMCLIGLWNYQYRPRYPPHMNTRISHADSTHPDELDEEFDTFPTSRSSELVRMRYDRLRSLAGRIQTVVGDVATQGERVQALLSWRDPRATVLFIIFCLLAAIVLYATPFQVFSVLSGFYAMRHPRFRHKLPSAPLNFFRRLPAKTDSML, from the coding sequence ATGAGTAACCTCAAGCTTGGGGTTGAAGTTGTCGGTGCCCACAATCTTTTGTCTAAAGATGGCCAAGGCTCATCTAGTCCCTTTGTAGAGCTTCACTTTGATGGCCAAAGATTCCGTACCACAATCAAAGAAAAGGATCTGAACCCTGCTTGGAATGAGACTTTCTATTTCAACGTTTCCGATCCCAATGAATTGTCCATCCTCACACTTGAAGCTCTTgtttacaacaataacaaatcaaaccaagctAAATCATCTCTTGGGAAGGTCAAAATCAATGGATCATCCTTTGTTCCATACTCTGATGCTGTTGTTTTGCATTACCCTTTGGAGAAGGCAGGCGTTTTCTCTCGTGCTAGGGGAGAGCTTGGCTTGAAAGTCTTTATAACTGATGATCCATCTGTTAGGGTATCAAACTCGTTTCCTGCAACGGATTCTTCATCACATATCAGTTCTCTTTCAAGCCTGAGTGATGAACATACACAACAAGTTGCTGATTTCATCTCTGAAACAGTCAGTAATGGTAAAAAGGGGACTAGACGCACATTCCACCACCTGCCAAACTCAAAGCACCAGCAACAACAGCCTCATTCTTCCTTTGCAGATTCCAATCAACCGATAAGATTTGGGGCTGATCAGATGAAAGCTACCTCTCAGGGGCCAAAAGTAGTGCGGATGTACTCAGGTTCATCTTCGCAGCCAGCTGAATATTCATTGAAAGAGACTAGCCCTGTCCTGGGAGGAGGGCGTGTAGTGGGGGGCCGAGTTATTCGAGGTGGTAGAACATCCAGCACATATGACCTTGTTGAGCCTATGCAATTCCTGTTTGTAAGAGTGGTGAAAGCACAGGATTTGCCCTCTAAAGATATCACAGGAAGTCTTGACCCATACGTTGAAGTAAGAGTTGGGAATTACAAAGGAGTCACTAAGCACTTCGAGAAAAATCAAAGCCCAGAATGGAATACAGTCTTTGCTTTTGCTAAAGAAAGAATACAGTCTAATCTTTTGGATGTTGTGGTTAAGGATAAGGATATGTTGAAAGATGATTTTGTTGGGATTGTTCGAATTGATCTGCATGAAGTTCCAACCCGAGTTGCTCCAGATAGTCCACTGGCTCCAGAGTGGTATCGCCTGGAAAACAAGAAAGGGGAGAAAAAGAAGGGGGAACTGATGCTTGCAGTGTGGATTGGCACACAAGCTGACGAAGCATTTCCTGATGCTTTCCATACAGATGTAGCTAGTCCAATAGATATGTCAGTGCCATCCACCCAAATCCGCGGAAAAGTGTACCATTCTCCTAGGCTGTGGTATGTTCGTGTCAATATTATTGAAGCACAAGACTTAGTTGTGTCGGAGAAAAATCGCTTTCCTGATGTCTCTGTGAAGGCTCGGATTGGGAACCAGGTGCTGAGGACTAAGCCAGTTAGATCTCAAACTATGAATGCTCTGTGGAATGAGGATCTGATGTTCGTCGCTGCTGAACCCTTTGAAGAACATCTGATACTTTCAGTTGAGGATCGTGTTGCTTCCAACAAAGATGAGGCCCTGGGAGAGGTCATTATACCATTAAACACTGTTGAAAGGCGTGCAGATGATCGATTTGTTCGATCAAGATGGTACAACCTTCAAGAACCGGGTTCAGCTGACATTGAAGAGCCAAAGAAGAAAGATAAGTTTTCCAGCAGGATCCATCTTCGTGTATCACTGGATGGAGGATACCATGTACTTGATGAGTCCACTCATTATAGTAGTGATCTTCGACCGACGGCAAAGCAGCTGTGGAAACAATCAATTGGTATCTTGGAATTAGGTATCCTGAATGTTGATGGACTACACCCATCAAAAACAAGAGATGGAAGGGGTACAACAGATACATATTGTGTGGCGAAGTATGGTCACAAGTGGGTGCGGACCAGGACGGTTATTGACAGCGTAAATCCAAAGTTTAATGAGCAATACACTTGGGAAGTCTATGACCCAGCTACTGTTCTGAAAGTTGGGTTGTTTGACAATGGACAGCTTGAAGAAAAAGGTTCAAATGGCAAAAGAGACATGAAAATTGGGAAGGTTCGTATTCGGGTCTCAACACTTGAAACTGGTCGAGTATACACACATTCTTATCCATTGCTCATCCTTCACCCGTCGGGTATGAAGAAGATGGGAGAATTGCATCTCGCCATACGATTTTCATGTGCATCAATGGTCAACATGATGTTTCAATACTCTAAACCACTTTTACCAAAAATGCATTATGTGAAGCCATTGTCTGTAACACAGCAAGATATGCTGCGACATCAAGCTGTAAATATTGTGGCTGCACGGCTAAGCCGTGCAGAACCTCCTCTCagaaaagaagtggttgaatacATGAGTGATGCAGATGTACACCTCTGGAGCATGAGGCGCAGCAAAGCGAACTTTTTCAGGCTGATGTCCGCCTTTAGTGGATTATTCTCTGTTGGGAAATGGTTCGGAGATGTATGCATGTGGAAGAATCCTACCACGACATCATTAGTACATGTTCTCTTCCTTATGCTTGTCTGTTTCCCGGAATTAATCCTCCCAACGGTGTTTCTGTACATGTGCCTAATAGGGCTTTGGAACTATCAGTACAGGCCGAGGTACCCTCCTCATATGAACACAAGAATATCTCATGCTGATTCTACTCACCCTGATGAGCTTGATGAGGAATTCGACACCTTTCCTACATCACGGAGTTCAGAACTTGTTAGGATGAGGTATGATCGTCTTAGAAGTCTGGCTGGTCGAATTCAGACAGTAGTAGGAGATGTTGCAACACAAGGTGAGCGAGTCCAGGCACTGCTTAGTTGGCGAGACCCACGTGCCACTGTACTATTCATTATATTCTGCCTGCTTGCCGCCATTGTGTTGTATGCTACACCTTTCCAGGTGTTTTCTGTCCTGTCTGGCTTTTATGCAATGAGGCATCCCAGGTTCCGCCACAAATTGCCATCAGCACCCCTGAATTTCTTTCGCCGACTTCCAGCTAAGACTGATAGTATGCTATAG